The following proteins come from a genomic window of Triticum aestivum cultivar Chinese Spring chromosome 6A, IWGSC CS RefSeq v2.1, whole genome shotgun sequence:
- the LOC123127876 gene encoding serine/threonine-protein kinase AFC1: MEAQWLAEYPHQAADNRPRKRPRLAWDAAPQLFPPPKAIPMLYCGQELINGNFTTAFLPPPPIYYAGPPRNLSPPWRPDDKDGHYVFTLGETLTPRYRILSKMGEGTFGQVLECWDLENQESVAIKIVRSLQKYREAAMIEIDVLQRLGKHDFTGSRCVQIRNWFDYRNHICIVFEKLGPSLYDFLRKNSYRSFPIDLVREFARQILESVTFMHDLRLIHTDLKPENILLVSPDTIRVHDYKIPIRPPKDGSVFKNLPKSSAIKLIDFGSTTFDHQDHNYVVSTRHYRAPEVILGLGWNYPCDLWSVGCILVELCSGEALFQTHENLEHLAMMEKVLGPLPKHMIARADRRAEKYFRRGLRLDWPEGAASRESMKAVWKLPRLQNLVMQHVDHSAGDLIDLLQGLLRYDPDERLKARQALQHPFFTRCHRRCGY, translated from the exons GCAATCCCGATGCTATATTGTGGGCAGGAACTAATCAACGGTAATTTCACTACTGCtttcctgccgccgccaccaatTTATTATGCTGGACCACCGCGGAATCTTTCGCCCCCTTGGAGGCCGGATGACAAGGATGGACATTATGTTTTCACACTCGGCGAGACCCTTACGCCAAGAT ATAGGATACTCAGCAAGATGGGCGAAG GGACCTTTGGACAAGTTTTGGAATGCTGGGACTTGGAAAACCAAGAATCAGTAGCTATCAAGATTGTGCGTTCCCTGCAGAAATACCGGGAGGCTGCTATGATTGAAATTGACGTGCTTCAGAGACTTGGGAAGCATGATTTTACTGGTAGTCG TTGTGTGCAAATACGGAATTGGTTTGACTATCGTAATCATATATGTATA GTATTTGAGAAGCTTGGACCAAGCTTATATGACTTCTTGCGAAAGAATAGCTACCGTTCATTTCCTATTGATCTTGTTCGGGAGTTTGCCAGACAAATATTAGAGTCTGTTACAT TTATGCATGACCTGCGGCTTATTCACACAGATCTTAAGCCAGAGAACATTCTCCTTGTTTCACCTGATACAATCAGGGTTCATGATTATAAG ATTCCTATACGCCCACCCAAGGATGGGTCTGTTTTCAAGAACCTTCCAAAATCGAGTGCTATCAAGCTTATTGATTTTGGAAGTACAACATTTGATCATCAAGATCACAATTATGTCGTGTCAACAAGACATTACCGTGCCCCAGAAGTTATCCTTG GTCTTGGGTGGAATTATCCATGCGATCTTTGGAGTGTGGGATGCATTTTGGTTGAGCTCTGCTCG GGGGAGGCTTTATTTCAAACACATGAAAATTTGGAGCATCTTGCTATGATGGAGAAGGTTCTAGGCCCCCTTCCCAAACACATGATCGCCAGAGCTGA TAGACGAGCTGAGAAATACTTCAGGCGTGGACTAAGGCTTGACTGGCCAGAGGGGGCAGCCTCACGAGAAAGCATGAAGGCAGTATGGAAATTGCCTCGTCTGCAG AATCTGGTCATGCAACATGTCGATCATTCTGCTGGGGATCTAATAGATCTTCTTCAGGGGCTTCTTCGTTATGATCCTGATGAGCGTCTTAAGGCACGACAAGCTCTTCAACACCCTTTCTTTACCAGATGCCACAGAAGATGTGGTTACTGA